A genomic segment from Malaclemys terrapin pileata isolate rMalTer1 chromosome 1, rMalTer1.hap1, whole genome shotgun sequence encodes:
- the LOC128833590 gene encoding olfactory receptor 52R1-like, with the protein MSDSNTTNFTNPSTFILLGIPGLEAAHVWISIPFCTMYTIAVLGNFTILFIVKTEQSLHGPMYYFLCMLAITDLVLSTATVPKMLSNFWFNSREIDFSACLTQMYFIHCFSVMESGIFVALALDRYVAICDPLRHSTTLTNSVVAKIGLAVLLRSGILTLPYPFLVRQWPYCRTNIIPHSYCDHIAVVKLACADTCISSYYGLFVVFSVIGLDVPFITVSYIQILRAIFSLPTKDARLKTFGTCGSHLCCILSFYIPEFFSSLVHRFGHKVPLHVLVLIANVYLLVPPLLHPIIYGVRTKQIRDRLLRLFTRKGT; encoded by the coding sequence atgtcagattccaacacaaccaatttcaccaacccctccaccttcattcTGCTTGgtattcctggcctggaggcagcccatgtctggatctccatccccttctgtacCATGTACACCATAGCcgtcttggggaacttcaccatcctgttcatcgtGAAGACGGAGCAGAGCCTCCatgggcccatgtactatttcctctgcatgctggccatcaCCGACCTGGTCCTGTCCACGGCCACTGTGCCCAAAATGCTGAGTaacttctggttcaattccagggagatcgatttcagtgcctgcctcacccagatgtacttcattcactgcttctCAGTGATGGAATCTGGGATATTTGTGGCCTTGGCTTTGgatcgctatgtggccatctgtgatcccctgagacattccaccaccCTCACAAATTCTGTTGTGGCCAAGATTggcctggctgtgctgctgcGCAGCGGCATACTTACATTGCCCTATCCCTTCCTAGTGAGGcaatggccatattgcagaaccaacatcatcccccatTCCTACTGTGATCACATAgctgtggtgaagctggcctgtgcCGATACCTGCATCAGTAGTTACTATGGTCTCTTTGTAGTATTCTCTGTGATTGGTCTGGATGTGCCTTTTATCACTGTGTCCTAtatccagatcctcagggccatcttcagccttcccacaaaggatgcccggctcaagacttttgggacctgtGGCTCCCACCTTTGTTGCATATTATCTTTCTACATTCCAGAATTCTTCTCCTCCCTCGTTCACCGGTTTGGCCACAAAGTGCCCCTACATGTCCTTGTTCTCATTGCCAATGTGTACCTGCTTGTGCCCCCCTTGCTTCACCCCATCATTTATGGGGTGAGGACAAaacagatccgggacaggctgctccGGCTCTTTACTCGTAAAGGGACCTAA